The Fibrobacter sp. UWR2 DNA segment ATGTGTTCGGTTTTGGCCTTTCGATAGATGCGCGCGTGTCGTTCCAGTTTACGGATGTGGTGTCCGGCGACAAAAAATGCCTCACGGCGCATTCCGAGGAATCCCAATTACAGATGGACGTGGAGACGGGTGAGGCAACGGTCACGAAACTCTGGGAATCCGACGAGTACATGGGCGGATCCTACTACAAGGTGCTGAAATACCAGATTGGTATCGGGTACTGGTTCTAGGGCGTGCTGCCCTCGTTTTTCTTGGCTTCCCGCTCTTCGGCTTCGCGCTTTGAGTACGCGCAGCCGCAGTAGTTTTGACGGTAGAGGTTGTATTCGGCAGAGAGTTCTATGGAACGCTTGTTTCCGCCCTTGCGCTTGAAGTCGCTGGGGAGCGCCTTGACGCCGTAGATTTCGCCCTGTTCCTTGGCCACCACGTTTAGCACCTGTTCGTCTTTCTTGGGGCTGATGGTGAGCGTGGTGGTGAAGTAGTCGAATCCCATTTCCTTCGCGAGTTTTGCCGTTTCGCCGAGACGCAGTTCAAAACACTTGCGGCAGCGCTTGCCGCCTTCCTTCTCTTCTTCGAGCCCGCGCGCGATGTCGTAGAACTTCTTGGGGTCGTATTCGCCCTCGATAAATTTCACCGGATACTTTGTCTTGAATGTAGAGACGAAACGCTTGATTTCGGCGACGCGGTGGGCGTATTCCTCGGAAGGGGCGATATTCGGGTTGTAGTAGAAAATCGTGATGTGGAAGAACTGCGAGAGGTACTCGATGCAGTAGGTGCTGCAGGGCCCGCAGCAGGCGTGCATTAGGAGCGTAGGGACAATTCCCTTGCGCTGGTTCCAGCGGATGATGTAGCCGAGGTCGCGCTGGTAGTTGTGATAGGCTTCGCCCATAAATCTAGTCCTAGGTTCTCTCGTCTAGAAATCGAGTGTGCCGAATGCCGTTATCCAGAAGCAGATCGTGGCGACGACGGCGAAGCTGCCCATGACCATGCGTTCCCTGTAGGCCGTGCTGAACAGGACTGTCGCTGTGTAGAACGTAAGGTAGACCGCGAAGAAGAACGCGAGGATGCGCGTAATCATGAACGGGATAATCTCGGGGACGATGTGGCCTGCGCTGAGGAGTACGAACATCGCGAAAAACTGCATGCAGATGGGAATGATGAACGCCTTGCGCGCTTCCTTGGGAACCACCTTGTTACGACCGTTCATGGCGTACAGGCCGAGTGGGGCGCCGAATGCGAGAGCCACGTTCAGGGCGATGGACGGCAAGAAGAAAATGGCTCCGATGATGGTCGCGATAGTCATGGCGTAAAGATAAAAAATAACCCCCTCAGGTAAAGGAGGAGACCTGAAGGGGTTTGGGAGTGTTTGGGTATCTATAAGATACCTATTTGCAGGGGCTTGGGCGGGGAAAATCGTGATATTCTTGTTTACACGTGTGAACAATTCTGTGTACGGAATATGGCGATTTTTGCTCAAAATCGGCAATTTTGACCGATTTAGAAGAAAAATCCGGCGGTTACCTGTGCATGGGTGGGGTGAAAGTTCGAGGTTTCCGTGCGCTGGAAGGCTGCCGTGAGGGCGAATTCGAGGAAGTCCCCGTAGATGCGGGTCTCGGTGCGGACTTGGAGCTTTTTCTGGGGGCTTGCTTCCGGCGCGACGAGAGCGATGCGGTAGCTGTTCCTGCGGCTGCCCGCGTTTTTTTGGCCGCTTTTCCTTGCGAGAATCTCGTCTAGTTCGGCGGCGATTTCGAGACGCGGCGCCTGCCAGGAATTGCCGGAGCGCTCGTGCCGGGTGCGCGCCCCGCCGGTAAACGTTGCGGTTTTTTGCCCGAAGGCATGCGAGGAGGCTATCTTGGCCTGGTATACGGTCTGGTCGCAGTCGCTTGCCGCTTCGATGCATGTGACTTTTATGGCGGGGCGAGCAATTTCCGGCCCGCCGGAAATGTCGATGGAGAATCTTCCGGAGATACTGTCGGAACGGAGCGGCCTCGTGGCCCTCGCGCTCACTGTTGCCTTCGTGTTGAGGAAATCTTTTGCGTGCAGGGTTAAGTTCTGCGTCGACCAGAAACTGTTCTTGAGGATGCTTGTGCTCAGGCGGGCCGGGGCCGGGATGGAATCTCCGTGGATATAGCCTGTCGTACTCCACGAGAAGGCGGAAGTGTTCCTGGTGCGGAAGGAGAATCGCACCAGCGGGGAAGATTGCCCGGCCTGGTACCATGCGGTGATTCTTCCGGAGGGGACTGTGAGCGTGAGGCTCCCCGATGGTGAATCCGTGCTTGCCGAGTCTCCCTTGCTGTACCAGATTGCCGCCTGTGCCGTAAACTTGGAAAACGGGCCTGCCGTAATCCCTGCGTATGTTACTTTGGATGTATCGAACGCTGCGGAAAGCCTGAATTTTCCGAGGGAATAGGAGATGGCGGTGCCCCAGAAGGTATCGAGCGGTATTTCGGAATGCAGTTCTCGTGAGGAGACCTGCCCGAAGTGCGCCTCGCCCCGCTTGCTCCTGTAGGTGAGGAGTTCCTGCGTACCGAGCCTGAGGGTGAGTCTGCGGAATGCAAGCTCGAGTTCCTTGCGGTGGCTCGAGACTGCTCCTGTGGAATCGAGCCGGAGTTTCGTTGTGTAGTGCCCGTGGTAGAACTTGCGTACGGAATCGGGCATGGGTATGGCCGGATCCCCGCAGGGCTCGTCGGAGTAGATTTCGGCAAGTGCGCATGCTTCCCGCATGTTGCCTTCGTCCATCAGCGAAATAATCTCGTTCGCCTCTTCGGGTGCGATTAAACCGTCGTCCCACCATTCGAAAACCTTGGCCTCGGTGAGTTCCGCAGCCAATACCTGTACGGCAGCCATCAGTGCCATGAGTAAAAGTCTCTTGCCCATTTCTTCTCCGCAATAGTGCTCTACTTATAAAGACGGTTTCGCGGGCAAAATAAGCCGTTTGATGACCTTTTTTCGTATCTTTTTTAAATTTGGGGTATGGCAAGTTCGTCCTGGTCAAAAAAAACATTCGCTCGCGCGGGCAGTTCTGCGGGTCGCGACTTTGTTCCGCATATCAAGGCGCCGCGTACCGATTTCCCGCTGTTTAATGGCAAGCGCGTGAAGCCCTCGCTTGAAGGCCTCGACAAGCTACTGCATTACTATGGCGTGGAACTTCAGGAAAGTTCCCTCAAGCAAATATGGGAATTTCACCAGTTGCTACGTGCCAACAACGAAGACCAGGACTTGACTCGCCTGAATGCGTTCGAGACGATGGTGGAACGCCACTACGCGGACTGCACTCTCATTAATGCGTTTGTTCCGGAGTGGCCCGCCCGCATGATAGATGTCGGGAGTGGCGCCGGTTTTCCGGGGATTCCGCTGAAGTTGGTGAATCCGCACATCCGTCTTACTTTGTGCGAACCGCGCCCGAACCGCATCAACTTCCTCAACATGGTCATCGAGAAGATGGGCCTTAAGGGCATCGACGTGTTCGGCCACAAGGTTACGAGCAGGAGCATGACCATCCCTGTGGATGGCGTCATCAGCCGTGCGTTCGAACTCATGGAGAAGACTCTCCCGCGCATTGCAAATTCACTCAAGGTCGGTGGTCGCGTCTACTTTATGAAGGGTCCCGGAGTGGCCGACGAACTCGCGGTATTCCACCCCGAAGATTTCGGATACAAGTTTGTCGGGAAGCATTTCTACACCATCCCGAACAGCACGCAGGACCGCGCCCTGATAATACTCGAACGTGTAGAATAATCCGCGCTTGTATTGAGGAATGAAAAAAGTCGGGCCCGTTGCCCGACTTTTAAACTATTGTCTAGTGACTGATTAGAACTTGAACAGGGCGCCGAAGCGCATCTGGCCGTCACGCACGCCGTCGTTGTCGCCCACGTCCATGATGGTCGCAAGGTCGAACTGCAGCATATCCGAAATCATGAATCCGATACCGAAGTCGGCTTCGTTACGCTTGCCGGTCCGGTCATAGAGGTAGCCGAGGCGGAGAGCCACGGTGTTCGAATAAATGAATTCCAGGCCGGTGTTGAAGACACCCTGTAGCAGCGAGTTCTTGAATGCGGTAAATCCGTGACCGCCGCGTTCGGGGTGCCCGATGGATTTCCAGCAGGCTATGTAGAACGGCTCGGGGTCGCCCTTATCGTCGTCGTACACGACTTCGCGGTTGTAGTCCGCGGCAATCGTGAGCCTGTAGTCGGCAAGCGAGAGGATTTCGTAGGAAAGTCCCACGCGCCAGGTGAGCGGAATCGGGTCCTCGATGGTCTTGTCTACGTAGTAGACGCTCGGGCCGATGTTCGCGAGCACGAGAGCGAAGTTCAACTTGTCGATAAACAGGTCCTTCTTGAGGATGCCGATATCGAATGCGTAGCCGAATGTTGTCGCTTCTTCTTCGCCGGCACCTGCACCGGAACTCAGGTCGGAGTAGAACAACTTGATGGAGAGGCCGAGACCCCAGTTGTTCGGGAACCGCGTGCCGTAGCTTACGCCGCCCACGATTTCGGAACTGTTGTAGGCCACGAGGTCGTCGGCGTCTACGTCGCCCGAGACAACGGTGGAACCGAAACTCACGAAGTTCACGAAGAACCCGAGTGTTCCCCATTCGGCAACGGGGACGGTCATGCCGCCGAAGAGGTGGTAGAGGTCGGGAATGTTCAGGATAGGCAGGAGCTTCTCGTAGAACGCGACGAGCTGGTAGTCGGCATCCTTGTAGAGTTCCATGCCGTTTGCGGTACTGAACCACACGTCGCCGCCCTGCGGCAGGACCTTCCATACCTTGTTTGTGCTGAGTCCGTTACCCGAATGGAAATGCAGCCACTCGTCTTCTTTCTTGACGCTGCCTTCCTGTTCGGCGACTCCGCGTTCGAGTTCTGCCTTGCGTCCGCTTGCGGTCGCGTAGTCGGGCAGGTGGCGCCACACACCCTTGTCGGTTGCAATCCAGATATGGCCCTTCTGGTCTACGGAAATGTCGTTCACCACGTTGCCGTCGAACTGCACCTGTTCCCACTTGCGCAGGTTGAAGTGGCTAAGGCCGCCCTTGTGCGCCGCCCATACGTGTGCGGAACTGTCTACGGCGAGTGCTGTCGGGTGCAGGTCCATGATGCCGTCCTCTTCGGTGAAGAGGCTCCAGCGGTCCTTGTCGTTGATACTCTTCTTGGGCACGAGGCGCGCGATGCCGGCGCCGTCGACTGCAACGTAGAGTTCCTTGCGTTCCTCGGACCACACGAGGTCGTTAATCTTCTGGCTCGGGAGCACCTTGCCCTTCTGCTCGAACTGCCCGTTACGGTACAGGAACAGGCCGTTGTCGGTACCGATCCAGAGCGATGCGCCCTGGTTCTCGAGTGCGTTGATACGGTGCGACCCGAGTTCGCTTTCGTAGCTCTTCCAGGCCTTGCCGTCGAAGCGGTAGAGCGCCTTCGGGGTGCCCACCCAGAGTTTTTCCGTGCGGCTCTCGTAGAGGAGCGCCGTGATGGTGTCCTTCACCACGAGGTTCCACGGGATTTTCACTTCCACGACATGCGATTCGTCGTCGGCGTTCTTGATGTCGTTGAACTTCTTGACCTGGCGGGTGTATTCGTCGAGCCCGCGCTCGGTGCCGGCAAACACACGCACGGCGTCCTTGACTTTCGCGTTGCCCTGGAGCGTCACCGTGTGGTAGTCGACCCACTGTTCGCTATCGTATTTCAGAATGCCGTTGACCGTACCTGCCCAGAGCTCGCTCTTGGAGAAGAATCCGTTCTTGGAACGGCTTGCCATCTGCGTAAAGTGGGGAGTCTTCTTGCCGTCGGCGGGGTACGAGACCTTCCATTCGTCGGCGAGAGGCCCGAAGGCGAGGCCTGCGGGGTTGTAGAACATGGCCGAAGCATCGTCGGCAAGTGCGGCACCCGCTTCGCCCATGCCGAGCTGGCGTGCGCCAACGGGCATTTCGAGGGTGATGATGGCCGAACCTGCGGCTAGCGAGATTGCCGGTGCAAAAAGTAATGCAGAAAGTAGAGATTTACGCAAGATGCCTCCAGTCGGGGACGTCGTAGGAGCTTCCGTGGGTGGGGACGACCGCTTTCCAGCCGGACTTGCTCGGGTTTTCCCAGGGCTGCTTGGGCAAAAGCTTGCAGTCGCAGCCGAGCACGTATGGCGGCAGTATTTCCGCATGGTTGCGGATCTGTTCGCGGGTAATAAAGTTTTCTTCGTGGACGAACTTCACGTATTCCTTGCCCTTGGGGCCGAGTTCAATCCTGTAGGTGACGGTGCCGTTCTGGTCGCCGTCGTCGATAGTCTTGATGGTTTCCTCGATGGAGGCGTTCCACTTGTCGAGATATTCCTTCCGCTGTTCGGGGGTGAGCTGTTCCTGCGTCTCGAGCCAGGCGCGGATGGAATTTTCGGAGGGTTTCACGGCTGTGATGGATTCCCTGGCCGGGCGGACGACCACGGCGTATTTGCCGGACACGTCGATGACCGGCTTGACTTCCTCTTTTTCGTCGGCACTATGGATGACTACATAGGCTCCAATTCCTGCGAGGATGACGGACAGGATGATGATAACTATGACAATGATGACTGATAGCATAATCTTTTCCGTTCTATATTAGAATTCCTCTTTTCTCAAAAACTAGCATTTTCTATCTTGTGGGGTAGGAGTTTTTATGTTAAAAATGAAGTTTTTTCTTGTTCTGTTGTTTTCTGGCATAGTATGGGCCATCCCTTTCAATGTAGAAGTGGTAAAAACAGGTGATGGCGACGAGATTCGTGCGGGCCAGCTTATCAAGGTGCACTACAAGGGCTACCTCTATGCAGATATTGTAAAGTTCGATAGCCTGAAGGTCGTGGCGGATTCCATTGCCAAGGCCGATTCCGTAGCGAAGGCGGCGGCACCGAAGGCCGATGCAAAGAAGGGCTCGAAGAAGGCAGACAAGAAGGTTGAAGAGGTTAAGCCGGATTCCGCTGCCGTGGATAGCCTTGCAGAAGAGGCTCCGGTCGATACGCTTACCCCGTTTGCCGATACGTATGCAAGTGGCGATCCCCTGGAATTTACTATTGGCGTGGGCCAGGTGATTGCGGGCTGGGACAAGGGCATTGTCGGGATGAAGGTGGGCGAGGTCCGCAAGCTTACTATCCCTTACGTGATGGCATACGGCGAGAATTCGCTCGAAGGCATCCCCCCGTATTCCGACCTTTATTTCGAGGTGGAACTCGTGGCCGCAGAAAAGCCCATGGAACCGGACGTGTTCCCGGCTGATTTGAACAAACTAAAATGGTCGGACAAGGGCAAGGGCCTCAAGATTTACGACGAGAAGGTCGGTTCGGGCAAACCGGCGATGATTGGCACGAACCTCAAGGTGCACTACACGGGTTGGCTCGTTTCGGGCCGCAAGTTCGGCAGTTCCAAGGATATGGGCAAGCCGTTCGAGGTGGTGCTTGGCGCGGGCAAGATGATCAAGGGCTGGGAACAGGGCCTTGACGGCATGCGCGAAGGCGGTGTGCGTTGGCTGCGCGTGAGCCCCTCCATGGGTTACGGCGCGACCGCGTTCACGATGATTCCGCCGAACTCCACTCTCGTGTTCCGCGTCGAACTTGTAGAATCGATGGTCGACCCCGAGATTGCTGCCAAGATGGACTTTTTCCCGGATACGACAACGCTCGCCTTCGAGCACGGTTCCGAAGGACTGCGCTATGCGGTTATCCAGAAGGGCGAGGGTGAACCGGCCCGCGCTGGCGCGAACGTGAAGGTGCATTACACGGGCTGGCTCACGAACGGTTACAAGTTCGACAGTTCGCGCGACCGCGACCAGGCATTTGTGTTCCCGTTGGGCGGTGGTCGCGTGATTCGCGGCTGGGACCTCGGTGTGGCGGGCATGCTTCCGGGTGAAAAGCGCATATTGATTATCCCGCCGGGCCTCGGCTACGGCAGCCGCGGCGCGGGCCCCATTCCGGGCGGTGCAACCCTCATATTTGCAGTGGAGTACCTGGGCGAATAATGCTCAAGATTCTGGCCGAAAAACTTAGGGAGGCTTTTGCGTCGGTTTTGCCAGTGACGCTCATTGTGCTGGCGCTCTCGTTCACGCCTCTTGTTGACTTTACGGCCAAGGAACTTGTGATTTTTGCGGTGAGCGCGGTGTTCCTCGTGATGGGCATCGGGCTTTTCAATTTGGGCGCCGACCTTGCCATGACCCCGATGGGCGAGCATGTAGGTTCGGGCCTTACCAAGTCGCGCAAGGTGCTGCTGCTCCTTTCTGTATGCTTCATGATGGGTGTGCTCATCACTGTTGCCGAGCCCGACCTTTCGGTGCTGGCCGAACAAGTGAAGAACGCTGTTGAACCCATGTTGCTTATTGTGACGGTGGGCATTGGTGTCGGCCTGTTCCTGTTGCTTGCCATCGTGAAGATTGTCTGGAAAAAGGACCTCTCCACGATTATCATATTCTTCTATATGGCGCTGTTCATGATAGGCATGCTCATGCTTACGTTCGGCAAGGAGGCGTTCGTGCCGCTCGCCTTCGATTCGGGCGGCGTGACGACCGGCCCCATCACGGTGCCGTTCATCATGGCACTCGGCGTCGGTGTCGCCGGCGCCATCGGCGGCAAGAACGCAAACGAGAACAGCTTCGGGCTTATCGCGCTCTGCTCCATCGGGCCTATCATTGCGCTCATGGGGCTTGTGCTCTTCTCGAAGGGCGACCTCACTTACCGCCTTGTGGAATCGAGCTATTCCATCGATGCCTTCCTCGGTGAAAACTTTATCCCGACGGTAGCGGGTGTCGCGAAGGAAGTGCTCATCGCCCTCGGGCTCATCATCGTGTTCTTCCTTGCCCTCCAGTTCGTGGCGCTCAAGCTTTCGCGGGCGAAACTCGCCCAGATGTCGTTCGGGATTTGCTATACGTTCATCGGGCTCGTCATCTTCCTTACGGCGGTGAAGGTCGGCTTTATGCCTGTTGGGTTCCAACTCGGGTGCGCTCTCGCGAAAATACCGCGGCTCCTCGTTGTTTCGGGTTTTGTCATCGGTATGGTGGTCGTGCTTGCCGAACCCGCGGTGCACGTGCTCAACAAGCAGGTCGAAGAAATCACCGGCGGGCTTGTTACCAAGCGCTCGATGCTCATCGCGCTTTCTGTGGGTGTGGGCATTTCCATCGGGCTTTCGATGTTGCGAATTTTCTACGGTTTCCCGCTTGTCTACTACCTCATTCCGGGCTACTTCATTTCGCTCGGGCTTTCGTTCTTCGTGCCCAAGCTTTATACGGCCATTGCCTTTGACTCCGGTGGAGTCGCGAGTGGGCCATTGACTTCGAGCTTTATTTTGCCGCTTGCCATCGGGGCGTGTTCCGTAATCCACGACGGCGGCGATTCCATACTGAGTTACGCGTTCGGCATTGTGGCAATGGTCGCGATGACCCCGCTTATCACTATCCAGGTGCTCGGTTTCAAGGCAATCGCCTCGAAGAAGATAAAAAACCGCCTGATGATGCGCCGTATCCAGGATGCCGACGACGAACAGATTATAGATTTTGTGTAGGTTGGAATATGGCAGAAGCTAAAAGGACAGGAATTGCGAGAAGGCTATACGGGAAGGCGAGTGGGCGTTCGCGTGTTACCATGAACCGTCTCAAGATTCTCGTGACCATCGTGAACCGCGCGAAGGCGGATTTCTACATGGACCATATCCAGTCCTTTGGCGTGAACATGCAGATGGTCGTGTTCGGGAAGGGTACCGCCCCGCGCGAGATCGCGACGGCGATGGGCCTCGCGGATTCGGACCGTGCTGTAATCTTCAGCATTATTGGCGAGGACAAACTCCGTTCGGCGCTTGACAGCATCGAGGAAAAATTCAAGACCATCGTCGGTGGCAAGGGCATCGCCTATACAATTCCGATGTCGAGCATCATCGGCAAGTCCATTTTTAACTTCCTGAGCGACAACCGCGATGCGGTACGGAGGAACGAAGCATGAGTGCAGTCAACCACGAAGTCATTTTCTGCATTGTGAACACCGGCTTTTCGGAAACCGTGATGGAAGCGGCGAAGGATGCCGGGGCGCGTGGCGGTACTATCCTGAATGCCCGCGGTACGGCGAACAAGGAGGCCGAATCGTTCTTCCACATAGCCATCCAGCCCGAAAAAGAGATCGTGATGATCCTAGTGGATGCCAAAATCAAGGATGCGGTGCTCCATGCCCTCTACCAGAAGGCGGGACTTGACACCATGGGGCAGGGGATTGCGTTCTCGGTGCCCGTGGAGAATGTCGTGGGGCTTACGCCGTGGAAGGCCGAAGAAAAGCCCGAGGCTGAAAAGCCTTCTAAAAAAGCCGAAACAAAATAACGGCACCCGCACAGGCATTGCCTGAGTAAACGAATAAACGAATTCGTTTACTATATTATTTCATTATGAACATCCTGGTCTATTTCCTGTTTGCCCTTTCCGGGTTTGCTGGCCTCATTTACGAAGGCTCGTGGGCCCGCTACCTCAAACTCTTTCTCGGGCATTCCAGCTACGGCCAGGTGCTCACGCTCTGCATCTACATGGGTGGCCTTGCCATCGGTAGCTTTGTTGCAGGCAAGATGGTCGAGAAGGTCCGGCGCCCGCTGCTCGGGTATGCCGCGGTGGAACTAGCCATCGGTATAGGCGGTGTGGCATACCACCCGCTCTACAACTTGCTCACGGGATTCTTCTTCGATAGCGAATGGGTCGCGGGCCTCGGCTTTACCGGCGCTGAAGTCGCGAAGGTCGTGCTGGCTACGGGCTCTACGCTCCCGATTGCGATTGCGGTGGGCATGACGTTCCCGTTCATTGCTGCTGGCCTTATGCGCAAAAGCGGTGCCGAAGTCTCGCTCCCGATGCTCTACTTCACGAACAGTTTCGGTTCTGCCATCGGCATCTTGGTCACAAGCTACATGCTCATTCCCGAACTCGGGAACCACGTTACGTTGTGTGTTGCCGCCTCCATAAACTTCTTGCTGGCGATGGTGTTCGGGTTTATCGGCTTCATGACATCGCCGACCCGCGAAGAGGATGAGGAAGACCTCCCGTTCGTGGGCGAGGGCAGCGCCGAACGCGAACCCCTGAACGAAGACTATGTGGCAGAACACAAGCTTGCGATGCCCCCGAAGAGCATGTGGTTCTGGATTGCGGGCATTACGGGCCTTACCTCGTTCATTTATGAAATTGTCTGGATCCGCCTGCTCAGCCTGCTGATGGGTTCTTCGAGCCACAGCTTCGACCAGATGCTTTCGGCGTTCATCCTCGGGCTTGCCATAGGCAGTGCCGTCTCGGGCAAGCTCCTCAAGAAGGATTCGCTCGTCGTGCTTTCGATGGCGCAGATCCTCATGGCGTTCTTCGCGCTGTGCACGCTGTACTTCCACAAGCCCTTCTGGGGCATGATGAACGAGGCGAACCAGATATTCAACCCCACCAATGACGGCTATGTCTGCTGGAGCCTCTTCAAGTATGCGCTCTCCGTGCTGTGGATGGTGCCTACGAGTTTCTTTGCGGGCATGACGCTCCCGCTGATTACGATTATCCTCACGCGCGCCTTCAGGAGCGAGGCCCCCATCGGAAAGGTGTACGGTTGGAACACCGTCGGTTCCATTATCGGTTCTGCGGGTGGCGGACTGTTGCTGCTCCCGCTGTTGCAACTCAAGGGTGCTCTCGTGCTGGCTGCCGTACTCGACTTCGCGATAGGCTTTGCGCTGCTTGTCATCTACCGCAAGCGTTTCCGCTATAGCGTGCCGTTCTACGTGATATGCGCCTTCATGATCTTGCCTTCCATCTTTATAGGCTTTGACCCGCACCTGATTACTTCGGGCGCCTTCCGCGCCTACAAGAACCTCCACCCGGACGAAAAAATCATAGTGCGCGACGGCAAGACGGCTACCATCAGTTTCCACGAATCCGAAGTGCATTACTATATCAAGACGAACGGCAAGGCGGATGCCAGCCTGGGCAAGAACCGTGAAAATCCCATCGAGGGTGACGAGCTCACGCAGGCTGCGACCGCGTTCATGCCGATGGCGGTAAAGACCGAACCCTACGACGCCGCGATGGTTGGGTTCGGAAGCGGCATGGGTGCGCACTACCTGCTCTCTGACCCGCTCTTGAAGGATTTCGACTGCGTAGAAATCGAGCAGGAGATGATGGACCTCGCGAAGGGGTTCTACCCGTGGAACTCCCGCGGTTATGATGACCCGCGCATCCATATCTACATCGACGATGCGCAGACGTTCTTCCTCACGAACCGCCGCCAGTACGACCTGATGATCAGCGTACCTAGCAACCCGTGGGTCTCCGGCGTGGCTAGCCTGTTCAGCCATGAGTTCTACACCAAGATGCGTCGCTACATCAAGCCGGGCGGACTCTGGGTGCAGTGGATCCAGACATACGAGTTCAACGACCAGCTGTTCCTGAACATCTTGAAGGCGCTCGACGTCGCATTCCCGTACGTGAGCCTCTACAAGGCGCCCGAAGAACCGGACATCATTATTATCGCAAGTGACGAGCCCGTATTCCAGAAGGGTATCGGGCGATTCAGTACCGACCCTGTCCTTGTGAAGGAATTCAACCGCATCCACCGTGACCCGGAATTTTTTGGCGAGCAGAACTTCTTGTTCACATCCAAGATGGTGAAGTCGCTACTGGACGGCGTGGCCCCG contains these protein-coding regions:
- a CDS encoding spermine synthase is translated as MNILVYFLFALSGFAGLIYEGSWARYLKLFLGHSSYGQVLTLCIYMGGLAIGSFVAGKMVEKVRRPLLGYAAVELAIGIGGVAYHPLYNLLTGFFFDSEWVAGLGFTGAEVAKVVLATGSTLPIAIAVGMTFPFIAAGLMRKSGAEVSLPMLYFTNSFGSAIGILVTSYMLIPELGNHVTLCVAASINFLLAMVFGFIGFMTSPTREEDEEDLPFVGEGSAEREPLNEDYVAEHKLAMPPKSMWFWIAGITGLTSFIYEIVWIRLLSLLMGSSSHSFDQMLSAFILGLAIGSAVSGKLLKKDSLVVLSMAQILMAFFALCTLYFHKPFWGMMNEANQIFNPTNDGYVCWSLFKYALSVLWMVPTSFFAGMTLPLITIILTRAFRSEAPIGKVYGWNTVGSIIGSAGGGLLLLPLLQLKGALVLAAVLDFAIGFALLVIYRKRFRYSVPFYVICAFMILPSIFIGFDPHLITSGAFRAYKNLHPDEKIIVRDGKTATISFHESEVHYYIKTNGKADASLGKNRENPIEGDELTQAATAFMPMAVKTEPYDAAMVGFGSGMGAHYLLSDPLLKDFDCVEIEQEMMDLAKGFYPWNSRGYDDPRIHIYIDDAQTFFLTNRRQYDLMISVPSNPWVSGVASLFSHEFYTKMRRYIKPGGLWVQWIQTYEFNDQLFLNILKALDVAFPYVSLYKAPEEPDIIIIASDEPVFQKGIGRFSTDPVLVKEFNRIHRDPEFFGEQNFLFTSKMVKSLLDGVAPNSIFTPIVDNKAEEARFVHSQAHIVQVFDSCEVCWPEYLDSTENELRRPFRVKQMMQAGVDPYKKLGLLAYLDRVQAQVDSAVAVNAAKQAQEASRAPADSTADSVAVADTTRPALHFMVAERSPEWVKFRMEYIEWIRGVPMEARDSNEVYNRVRDLVDMGAFPASFTDEFNILEVARVKDYPTASRLVADFYEKYEIKEMDEFFLRNVLLISLLAGEPELANAIYQDAIKNHESFFPVEKFLIEREIVKLRRSSIRK